A window of the Agrococcus jejuensis genome harbors these coding sequences:
- the phoU gene encoding phosphate signaling complex protein PhoU produces MREVFKQEMAEVQDRLVEIAEDVATSIARATEAFGESNVQLAEQVIASDADIDDKANALDELVIDIIARQGPVARDLRIVISALRISASLERMGDLARHIAMLTRYRFPANVVPESLQPTFVQMGAADVEIAGLLVELLRTQDVSIAEQIAGSDVRVDALHKSVFEQVLGSEWEGAAHATVDATLASRYHERFADHAVGIGKKMAYLATGDWQAELHEVVSD; encoded by the coding sequence ATGCGCGAGGTCTTCAAGCAGGAGATGGCCGAGGTCCAGGATCGCCTGGTCGAGATCGCGGAGGACGTCGCGACGTCGATCGCACGAGCCACCGAGGCGTTCGGAGAGTCGAACGTGCAGCTCGCAGAGCAGGTGATCGCGTCCGACGCCGACATCGACGACAAGGCGAACGCGCTCGACGAGCTCGTCATCGACATCATCGCCAGGCAGGGCCCCGTCGCCCGCGACCTGCGCATCGTGATCTCCGCGCTGCGCATCTCGGCGTCGCTCGAGCGCATGGGCGACCTCGCTCGCCACATCGCGATGCTGACGCGCTACCGCTTCCCCGCGAACGTCGTGCCCGAGTCGCTGCAGCCCACGTTCGTGCAGATGGGTGCGGCCGACGTCGAGATCGCCGGCCTCCTCGTCGAGCTGCTGCGCACGCAGGACGTGTCGATCGCCGAGCAGATCGCCGGCTCCGACGTGCGCGTCGACGCGCTGCACAAGTCCGTGTTCGAGCAGGTGCTCGGCTCCGAGTGGGAGGGCGCGGCCCACGCCACCGTCGACGCGACGCTCGCGAGCCGCTACCACGAGCGCTTCGCCGACCACGCCGTCGGCATCGGCAAGAAGATGGCCTACCTCGCCACGGGCGACTGGCAGGCCGAGCTGCACGAGGTCGTCTCCGACTGA
- a CDS encoding DMT family transporter: MTSTAPPTTGTPVAGIAWGLVGVLAFSFTVIATRVAVVDLDPLLVGTGRAVVAAALAGVALAWTRQRLPSRRQWLRLGIVATGVVAGFPLLTSYALTTTPASHGAVVIALLPAATAVAATVRAHERPSARFWVASAAGCVAAVTTALVAGGGPPALHGADLLLLLAVVAAAVGYAEGGVLARELGAWQTIAWALVVASPVMAALAGSSLLVAPAVASPQAWLAFAYLSVVSMLLGFVAWYRGLAIGPMARVSQLQLVQPTLSIAWAALLLGEVITVPTIVGGAVVVACAAVAVRSRASR; encoded by the coding sequence ATGACCTCCACCGCACCACCGACCACGGGCACGCCCGTCGCGGGCATCGCGTGGGGGCTCGTGGGCGTGCTCGCCTTCTCGTTCACCGTCATCGCGACGCGCGTCGCGGTCGTCGACCTCGATCCGTTGCTCGTCGGCACGGGCCGCGCGGTCGTCGCTGCGGCGCTCGCGGGCGTCGCGCTCGCCTGGACCCGCCAGCGGCTGCCGTCGCGCCGGCAGTGGCTGCGCCTCGGCATCGTCGCGACCGGGGTCGTCGCCGGGTTCCCGCTGCTCACGTCGTACGCCCTCACGACGACGCCGGCGAGCCACGGCGCCGTCGTCATCGCGCTGCTGCCCGCGGCGACGGCGGTCGCGGCGACGGTGCGCGCCCACGAGCGTCCGAGTGCGCGCTTCTGGGTCGCGTCGGCCGCCGGCTGCGTCGCCGCCGTGACGACGGCGCTCGTCGCGGGCGGCGGGCCGCCCGCGCTGCACGGCGCCGACCTGCTGCTGCTCCTCGCGGTCGTCGCGGCGGCGGTCGGCTACGCCGAGGGCGGCGTGCTGGCCCGCGAGCTCGGCGCGTGGCAGACCATCGCGTGGGCGCTCGTGGTCGCGAGCCCCGTCATGGCCGCGCTCGCCGGGTCGTCGCTGCTCGTCGCACCCGCGGTCGCATCGCCGCAGGCGTGGCTCGCGTTCGCGTACCTGTCGGTCGTGAGCATGCTGCTGGGCTTCGTCGCCTGGTACCGCGGCCTCGCGATCGGTCCCATGGCGCGCGTGAGCCAGCTGCAGCTCGTGCAGCCGACGCTGTCGATCGCATGGGCGGCGCTGCTGCTCGGCGAGGTCATCACGGTGCCGACGATCGTCGGTGGTGCCGTCGTCGTCGCGTGCGCGGCCGTCGCGGTGCGCTCGCGCGCGTCGCGCTGA
- a CDS encoding phosphoglyceromutase, with amino-acid sequence MSEHTLILLRHGQSDWNQKNLFTGWVDVRLTDQGRQEAARGGELLKEQGILPDVVHTSLLTRAIQTANLALDAADRAWIPVHRSWRLNERHYGDLQGKDKAQTLEEYGEEQFMLWRRSFDVPPPAISDDNAYSQADDPRYAGIDGDVPATECLKDVIDRFLPYWEGAISDDIRAGKTVLIAAHGNSLRALVKHLEGISDDDIAALNIPTGIPLVYQLDADLNATGPGVYLDPEAAAAGAAAVASQGKG; translated from the coding sequence ATGAGCGAGCACACCCTGATCCTGCTGCGGCACGGCCAGTCGGACTGGAACCAGAAGAACCTGTTCACGGGATGGGTCGACGTGCGACTCACCGACCAGGGACGCCAGGAGGCGGCGCGCGGCGGCGAGCTGCTCAAGGAGCAGGGCATCCTGCCCGACGTCGTGCACACGTCGCTGCTGACGCGCGCGATCCAGACGGCGAACCTCGCGCTCGACGCCGCCGACCGCGCGTGGATCCCCGTGCACCGCTCGTGGCGCCTCAACGAGCGCCACTACGGCGACCTGCAGGGCAAGGACAAGGCGCAGACGCTCGAGGAGTACGGCGAGGAGCAGTTCATGCTGTGGCGCCGCTCGTTCGACGTGCCGCCGCCCGCGATCTCCGACGACAACGCCTACTCGCAGGCCGACGACCCGCGCTACGCGGGCATCGACGGCGACGTGCCCGCCACCGAGTGCCTCAAGGACGTCATCGACCGCTTCTTGCCCTACTGGGAGGGCGCGATCAGCGACGACATCCGCGCGGGCAAGACGGTGCTCATCGCCGCGCACGGCAACTCGCTGCGGGCGCTCGTGAAGCACCTCGAGGGCATCTCCGACGACGACATCGCCGCGCTCAACATCCCCACGGGCATCCCGCTCGTCTACCAGCTCGACGCCGACCTCAACGCGACGGGCCCCGGCGTGTACCTCGACCCCGAGGCCGCGGCCGCAGGTGCCGCCGCCGTGGCGAGCCAGGGCAAGGGCTGA
- a CDS encoding response regulator transcription factor, whose protein sequence is MTRILLVEDEIALAEPLAYLLGREGYDVHHVPDGLEAVESFDADGADLVLLDLMLPGMAGTEVCRTLRTRSTVPIIMLTAKDSEVDVVVGLELGADDYVTKPYSSRELLARIRAVLRRRVDAEGDLDDAIVEAGRVRLDADRHTVSVAGESVSMPLKEFELLEYLMRNAGRVLTRGQLIDRVWGSDYFGDTKTLDVHVKRLRSKIETDPSEPQQLLTVRGLGYRFEG, encoded by the coding sequence ATGACCCGCATCCTGCTCGTCGAGGACGAGATCGCCCTCGCAGAGCCCCTCGCGTACCTGCTCGGCCGCGAGGGCTACGACGTGCACCACGTGCCCGACGGCCTCGAGGCCGTCGAGTCGTTCGACGCCGACGGCGCCGACCTCGTGCTGCTCGACCTCATGCTGCCCGGCATGGCCGGCACGGAGGTGTGCCGCACGCTGCGCACGCGCTCGACCGTGCCGATCATCATGCTCACCGCGAAGGACTCCGAGGTCGACGTCGTCGTGGGCCTCGAGCTCGGTGCCGACGACTACGTCACGAAGCCGTACTCGTCGCGCGAGCTGCTCGCCCGCATCCGCGCCGTGCTGCGCCGGCGCGTCGACGCCGAGGGCGACCTCGACGACGCCATCGTCGAGGCCGGCCGCGTGCGCCTCGACGCCGACCGTCACACGGTGTCGGTCGCAGGGGAGTCGGTGTCGATGCCGCTCAAGGAGTTCGAGCTGCTCGAGTACCTCATGCGCAACGCCGGCCGCGTGCTGACGCGCGGCCAGCTCATCGACCGCGTGTGGGGCAGCGACTACTTCGGCGACACGAAGACGCTCGACGTGCACGTGAAGCGCCTGCGCTCGAAGATCGAGACCGACCCGTCGGAGCCGCAGCAGCTGCTCACGGTGCGCGGCCTCGGCTACCGCTTCGAGGGCTGA
- a CDS encoding FABP family protein has protein sequence MLDIDPTLPAELGPLQWLVGDWEGTGHVQFEAAEDDVREHAFGQRVTFAHHGLPYLAYSAYAWLLDDELTPLATESGYWSLARDADDRDHGPGMLPRTAAPRTIDDVEELRSEDGAFEIEALIAHPTGVSELYMGRIAGPRIDLATDAVMRSPGAKAHSASTRMLGLVDGDLLWAWDLAALGRPLATHASARLSRVRRLEAPETSEGQ, from the coding sequence GTGCTCGACATCGACCCGACGCTCCCGGCGGAGCTCGGTCCCCTGCAGTGGCTCGTCGGCGACTGGGAGGGCACGGGTCACGTGCAGTTCGAGGCTGCCGAGGACGACGTGCGTGAGCACGCGTTCGGGCAGCGCGTGACGTTCGCGCACCACGGCCTGCCGTACCTGGCGTACTCGGCGTACGCGTGGCTGCTCGACGACGAGCTCACGCCGCTCGCGACGGAGTCGGGCTACTGGTCGCTCGCGCGCGACGCCGACGACCGCGACCACGGCCCCGGCATGCTGCCGCGCACCGCCGCACCCCGCACGATCGACGACGTCGAGGAGCTGCGCAGCGAGGACGGCGCGTTCGAGATCGAGGCGCTCATCGCGCATCCGACGGGCGTCTCGGAGCTCTACATGGGCCGCATCGCCGGCCCCCGCATCGACCTCGCGACCGATGCCGTCATGCGCTCGCCAGGTGCCAAGGCGCACTCGGCGTCGACGCGCATGCTCGGCCTCGTCGACGGCGACCTGCTGTGGGCGTGGGATCTCGCGGCGCTCGGTCGCCCGCTCGCGACGCACGCCTCCGCACGCCTGTCGCGCGTGCGCAGGCTCGAGGCGCCAGAGACCTCCGAGGGGCAGTGA
- a CDS encoding sensor histidine kinase: MDATWIVLLALGFGFGLGALVVHLGGVAASRGHRALQLANESIPDGIADVVGALESAGVVVDASNTVLRASDSAMTLGLVAERALANAELMELVQDARASGQAEERMVELRRSRFDESQVRHLSARAAPIGARFILLLAEDRTEEIRLEGVRRDFVANVSHELKTPIGAVTLLADAIDAASDDPERVRAFAQRLMVEAARLGALTQELIDLSRVQDDDPLDDPERIEVERVVERAVDAVRVAAEAKRIRISTRVADAPSVLGDEAMLVMALQNLVSNAVQYSPDGSHVGVGVRMSDDLVEVSVTDKGVGIAPGDAQRVFERFYRVDPARSRVTGGTGLGLSITKHIAVSHGGEVQLWSRLGQGSTFTLRLPVAQPEAQGAA, from the coding sequence GTGGATGCGACCTGGATCGTGCTGCTCGCGCTCGGGTTCGGGTTCGGGCTCGGAGCGCTCGTCGTGCACCTCGGGGGCGTCGCCGCATCGCGAGGCCACCGCGCCCTGCAGCTCGCGAACGAGTCGATCCCCGACGGCATCGCCGACGTCGTCGGCGCGCTCGAGTCGGCAGGCGTCGTCGTCGACGCCTCCAACACCGTGCTGCGCGCCTCCGACTCCGCGATGACGCTCGGCCTCGTCGCCGAGCGCGCGCTCGCGAACGCCGAGCTCATGGAGCTCGTGCAGGATGCGCGCGCATCCGGCCAGGCCGAGGAGCGCATGGTCGAGCTGCGCCGCAGCCGCTTCGACGAGAGCCAGGTGCGCCACCTCTCGGCGCGCGCCGCGCCCATCGGGGCGCGCTTCATCCTGCTGCTCGCCGAGGACCGCACCGAGGAGATCCGCCTCGAGGGCGTGCGCCGCGACTTCGTCGCCAACGTCAGCCACGAGCTCAAGACGCCCATCGGCGCCGTCACCCTGCTCGCCGACGCCATCGACGCCGCCTCCGACGACCCCGAGCGCGTGCGCGCGTTCGCGCAGCGCCTCATGGTCGAGGCCGCCCGCCTCGGCGCGCTCACGCAGGAGCTCATCGACCTGTCGCGCGTGCAGGACGACGACCCGCTCGACGACCCCGAGCGCATCGAGGTCGAGCGCGTCGTCGAGCGCGCCGTCGACGCCGTGCGCGTCGCCGCCGAGGCCAAGCGCATCCGCATCTCCACGCGCGTCGCCGACGCGCCATCGGTGCTCGGCGACGAGGCGATGCTCGTCATGGCGCTGCAGAATCTCGTGTCGAACGCCGTGCAGTACTCGCCGGACGGGTCGCACGTCGGCGTCGGCGTGCGCATGAGCGACGACCTCGTCGAGGTCAGCGTCACCGACAAGGGCGTCGGCATCGCCCCCGGCGACGCGCAGCGCGTCTTCGAGCGGTTCTACCGCGTCGACCCCGCGCGGTCGCGCGTCACCGGCGGCACGGGCCTCGGCCTGTCCATCACGAAGCACATCGCCGTCAGCCACGGCGGCGAGGTGCAGCTCTGGTCGAGGCTCGGCCAGGGATCCACGTTCACGCTGCGCCTCCCCGTCGCGCAGCCCGAGGCTCAGGGAGCCGCATGA
- a CDS encoding CarD family transcriptional regulator: protein MNFEVGETVVYPHHGAATITEVKKRKVKGEEKVYLKLNVTQGDLTIEVPADNVGLVGVRDVIGKEGLDKVFEVLKAPFTEEPTNWSRRYKANLEKLASGDVIKVSEVVRDLWRRDQDRGLSAGEKRMLAKARQILVSELALAEKTDEEAASNVLDEVLAS from the coding sequence ATGAACTTCGAGGTCGGCGAGACCGTCGTCTATCCGCATCACGGTGCGGCCACCATCACCGAGGTGAAGAAGCGGAAGGTGAAGGGTGAGGAGAAGGTCTACCTCAAGCTCAACGTGACGCAGGGTGACCTCACGATCGAGGTCCCTGCCGACAACGTCGGGCTGGTGGGCGTTCGTGACGTCATCGGCAAGGAGGGCCTCGACAAGGTGTTCGAGGTGCTCAAGGCACCCTTCACCGAGGAGCCCACGAACTGGAGCCGCCGCTACAAGGCGAACCTCGAGAAGCTCGCCTCCGGCGACGTCATCAAGGTGAGCGAGGTCGTGCGCGACCTGTGGCGTCGCGACCAGGACCGCGGCCTCTCGGCCGGCGAGAAGCGCATGCTCGCGAAGGCGCGGCAGATCCTCGTCTCCGAGCTCGCGCTCGCCGAGAAGACCGACGAGGAGGCTGCGAGCAACGTCCTCGACGAGGTGCTCGCGAGCTGA
- a CDS encoding class I SAM-dependent methyltransferase — MAPIGRITRGTTGVNRLRRVDRWIADLPAARVPGALVVDLGYGASATTSLELHERLARRSPDVEVVGLEIDPERVAIASRELAEALAAGPERHGRALADDVRVSFALGGFEVPTVRPPHVIRAMNVLRQYDEHEVEAIWARMLARLAPGGVLVEGTSNEVGRVATWVTLDAAGPRALTLALRLGSIGTDAMPAPSVLAERLPKALIHRNVPGERIHDLLVALDRAWDRAAHVGTFGAEQRWGAVVRSLADDGWPIDRAALRRARLGELTLPWAAVAPR; from the coding sequence ATGGCTCCCATCGGGCGCATCACGCGCGGCACGACCGGCGTGAACCGGCTGCGCCGCGTCGACCGGTGGATCGCCGACCTGCCCGCTGCGCGCGTGCCCGGCGCGCTCGTCGTCGACCTCGGCTACGGCGCGAGCGCCACGACGTCGCTCGAGCTGCACGAGCGACTCGCGCGCCGGTCCCCCGACGTCGAGGTCGTGGGGCTCGAGATCGATCCCGAGCGCGTCGCGATCGCGTCGCGGGAGCTCGCGGAGGCGCTCGCCGCCGGCCCCGAGCGGCACGGCCGGGCGCTCGCCGACGACGTGCGGGTGTCGTTCGCGCTCGGCGGGTTCGAGGTGCCGACGGTGCGTCCGCCGCACGTCATCCGCGCCATGAACGTGCTGCGCCAGTACGACGAGCACGAGGTCGAGGCCATCTGGGCGCGGATGCTCGCGCGGCTCGCGCCCGGCGGCGTGCTCGTGGAGGGCACGTCGAACGAGGTCGGCCGCGTCGCGACGTGGGTGACGCTCGACGCCGCGGGGCCCCGCGCCCTCACGCTCGCGCTGCGGCTCGGCTCGATCGGCACGGATGCCATGCCGGCGCCGAGCGTGCTCGCCGAGCGGCTGCCGAAGGCGCTCATCCACCGCAACGTGCCCGGCGAGCGCATCCACGACCTGCTCGTCGCGCTCGACCGCGCGTGGGATCGCGCGGCGCACGTCGGCACGTTCGGCGCCGAGCAGCGGTGGGGCGCCGTCGTGCGGTCGCTCGCCGACGACGGCTGGCCGATCGATCGCGCCGCGCTGCGCCGCGCCCGCCTGGGCGAGCTCACGCTGCCGTGGGCGGCGGTCGCGCCGCGCTGA
- the ygfZ gene encoding CAF17-like 4Fe-4S cluster assembly/insertion protein YgfZ: protein MTSAFVDVPGAVLGDDGVPLHLGNPIAEGRLLDAGAWVLLPRDVLRLTGADRLTWLDSITTQAIARLAPGVSTETLVLSPEGRVEHAMRLVDDGESLWVILDASRADALETWLTRMRFWAQVEIARVDAPVVGWTGTVAPEGATWDDPWPTVAEGGVRYGSGEDLGPWDWHETVVTGELGTPPALAGTLALDARRIAAGRPTIADVDDRTIPHELDWLATAVHLAKGCYRGQETVAKVHNLGAPPRRLALLHLDGSESTLPVAGDAVTFEGAEVGRVTAAAQHHELGPVALAVLKRSAPVEASLVVLAGDDDVPVAAAQQVLVPPTAGHAHRPPRLPRLGAVRRPSA from the coding sequence ATGACGAGCGCGTTCGTCGACGTGCCGGGCGCCGTGCTCGGCGACGACGGCGTGCCGCTGCACCTCGGCAACCCGATCGCGGAGGGTCGACTGCTCGACGCCGGCGCGTGGGTGCTGCTGCCGCGCGACGTGCTGCGCCTCACGGGCGCCGACCGCCTCACGTGGCTCGACTCCATCACGACGCAGGCCATCGCTCGCCTCGCGCCGGGCGTCTCGACCGAGACGCTCGTGCTGTCGCCAGAGGGCCGCGTCGAGCACGCCATGCGGCTCGTCGACGACGGCGAGTCCCTGTGGGTCATCCTCGACGCCAGCCGGGCGGATGCGCTCGAGACGTGGCTCACGCGCATGCGGTTCTGGGCGCAGGTCGAGATCGCGCGCGTCGATGCACCCGTCGTCGGCTGGACTGGCACCGTCGCCCCCGAGGGCGCGACCTGGGACGACCCGTGGCCGACGGTCGCCGAGGGCGGCGTGCGCTACGGCTCGGGCGAGGACCTCGGCCCGTGGGACTGGCACGAGACGGTCGTGACGGGCGAGCTCGGCACGCCGCCGGCGCTCGCGGGCACGCTCGCGCTCGACGCCCGCCGCATCGCCGCCGGACGCCCGACGATCGCCGATGTCGACGACCGCACGATCCCGCACGAGCTCGACTGGCTCGCGACCGCCGTGCACCTCGCGAAGGGCTGCTACCGCGGGCAGGAGACCGTCGCGAAGGTGCACAACCTCGGCGCTCCGCCGCGCCGGCTCGCGCTGCTGCACCTCGACGGCAGCGAGTCGACGCTGCCCGTCGCAGGCGATGCGGTGACGTTCGAGGGCGCCGAGGTCGGTCGCGTGACCGCCGCCGCCCAGCACCACGAGCTCGGCCCCGTCGCGCTCGCGGTGCTCAAGCGCTCGGCGCCCGTCGAGGCATCCCTCGTCGTGCTCGCGGGCGACGACGACGTGCCCGTCGCCGCGGCGCAGCAGGTGCTCGTGCCGCCGACCGCGGGCCACGCGCACCGCCCGCCGCGCCTGCCGCGTCTCGGTGCCGTGCGGCGTCCGAGCGCCTGA
- the mshD gene encoding mycothiol synthase codes for MTDAAALASLVERCVAADGVSPVNDQAMLEARRGDRAIVDLDGSGIAIAVVATGEQAGDAPAEVELAVDPEHRGAGLGTRLAERVAAEHPGFEAWAHGDLPASQALAARLGMQRIRTLLQLRAPVPADATIDARLRPFVEADAEAWVAVNAAAFASHPEQGRLTARDLADRRAEAWHDDANLLVAPGADGLDGFAWIKPDGDVAELYALGVAPHAQGSGLGGVLMRATFARMHTLGFATAHLYVEGDNAPALGLYRSRGFVDHARDVRWRHLA; via the coding sequence ATGACTGACGCAGCCGCGCTCGCGTCGCTCGTCGAGCGGTGCGTCGCGGCCGACGGCGTGAGCCCCGTCAACGACCAGGCGATGCTCGAGGCGCGCCGCGGCGACCGGGCGATCGTCGACCTCGACGGCTCTGGCATCGCCATCGCCGTCGTCGCCACCGGCGAGCAGGCGGGCGATGCGCCCGCCGAGGTCGAGCTCGCCGTCGACCCCGAGCACCGCGGCGCGGGCCTCGGCACACGCCTCGCCGAGCGCGTCGCCGCCGAGCATCCCGGCTTCGAGGCGTGGGCGCACGGCGACCTGCCCGCATCGCAGGCGCTCGCGGCGCGACTCGGCATGCAGCGCATCCGCACGCTGCTGCAGCTGCGCGCGCCTGTGCCCGCCGACGCCACGATCGACGCGCGACTGCGCCCCTTCGTCGAGGCGGATGCGGAGGCGTGGGTCGCCGTGAACGCCGCGGCGTTCGCGAGCCATCCCGAGCAGGGCAGGCTCACGGCCCGCGACCTCGCCGACCGTCGCGCGGAGGCCTGGCACGACGACGCGAACCTGCTCGTCGCGCCCGGCGCCGACGGGCTCGACGGCTTCGCGTGGATCAAGCCCGACGGCGACGTCGCCGAGCTCTACGCCCTCGGCGTCGCGCCGCACGCGCAGGGCTCGGGCCTCGGCGGCGTGCTCATGCGGGCGACGTTCGCGCGCATGCACACCCTCGGCTTCGCCACGGCGCACCTCTACGTCGAGGGCGACAACGCGCCGGCGCTCGGCCTCTACCGCTCGCGCGGCTTCGTCGACCACGCACGCGACGTGCGCTGGCGCCACCTCGCCTGA
- a CDS encoding response regulator transcription factor, producing the protein MAQVLILTRRSGDVLPSLDLLDHRVTRLPAETGSLTQASDAELVVVDGVVELATAKTLCRIVEQTLKTPVLLVLGEGGLAAVQLDWGIADVVLDAAGPAEVDARIRLALARSAPRDQPIVAAGLRIDEANYQASINGKPLDLTYKEFELLRFLASHPVRVFTREQLLSEVWGYDYFGGTRTVDVHVRRLRAKLGDLESAIGTVRNVGYRFELSHD; encoded by the coding sequence GTGGCACAAGTGCTGATCCTCACCCGGCGCAGCGGCGACGTGCTTCCGAGCCTCGACCTGCTCGATCACCGGGTGACGCGCCTCCCTGCCGAGACAGGCTCGCTCACGCAGGCGAGCGACGCCGAGCTCGTCGTGGTCGACGGCGTCGTCGAGCTCGCCACCGCCAAGACCCTCTGCCGCATCGTCGAGCAGACCCTCAAGACGCCCGTGCTGCTCGTGCTCGGCGAGGGCGGCCTCGCCGCCGTGCAGCTCGACTGGGGCATCGCCGACGTCGTGCTCGACGCCGCAGGCCCCGCCGAGGTGGATGCGCGCATCCGCCTCGCGCTCGCCCGCTCGGCGCCGCGCGACCAGCCCATCGTCGCCGCCGGCCTGCGCATCGACGAGGCGAACTACCAGGCGTCGATCAACGGGAAGCCCCTCGACCTCACCTACAAGGAGTTCGAGCTGCTGCGCTTCCTCGCGTCGCATCCCGTGCGCGTCTTCACGCGCGAGCAGCTGCTCAGCGAGGTGTGGGGCTACGACTACTTCGGCGGCACGCGCACGGTCGACGTGCACGTGCGTCGCCTGCGCGCGAAGCTCGGCGACCTCGAGTCGGCCATCGGCACGGTGCGCAACGTCGGCTACCGCTTCGAGCTCTCGCATGACTGA